In the genome of Manis javanica isolate MJ-LG chromosome 17, MJ_LKY, whole genome shotgun sequence, one region contains:
- the LOC108399500 gene encoding galectin-7-like isoform X1, which yields MHQFLWGHILGLREQVPTWERGVPTSIPQPGLSGPTFSKDLLNQTLLPNGITIDTVIKIRGVVPCRAGRFSVILRSICGPCDDYVLHFNPRLDQCVVVFNTREHGSWGLEEFGSGMPFQVGQPFELLFIVQEDGFQVTVCGLDYHHFRHRIPPARVRLLEVRGDLKLESVTVF from the exons ATGCACCAGTTTCTGTGGGGACACATCCTTGGCCTTAGGGAGCAGGTCCCAACTTGGGAAAGAGGGGTCCCCACTTCCATCCCCCAGCCTGGCCTCTCAGGACCCACGTTTTCCAAG GACTTGCTCAACCAGACCTTGCTGCCCAATGGCATCACAATTGACACAGTCATCAAAATCCGTGGTGTTGTCCCCTGCAGGGCTGGCAG GTTCTCTGTAATCCTGCGGTCCATCTGTGGGCCCTGTGATGACTATGTCCTACATTTCAACCCCCGGCTCGACCAGTGTGTTGTGGTCTTCAACACCCGGGAGCATGGCTCCTGGGGCCTAGAGGAGTTTGGCTCAGGCATGCCCTTCCAGGTTGGGCAGCCCTTCGAACTGCTCTTCATTGTCCAGGAAGATGGCTTCCAG GTGACGGTCTGTGGACTGGATTACCACCACTTCCGCCACAGGATCCCGCCAGCGCGCGTGCGCCTGCTGGAGGTGCGCGGGGACCTGAAGCTGGAGTCCGTGACTGTCTTCTGA
- the LOC108399500 gene encoding galectin-7-like isoform X2 — MHRGGAGAWLRSPALEDKDLLNQTLLPNGITIDTVIKIRGVVPCRAGRFSVILRSICGPCDDYVLHFNPRLDQCVVVFNTREHGSWGLEEFGSGMPFQVGQPFELLFIVQEDGFQVTVCGLDYHHFRHRIPPARVRLLEVRGDLKLESVTVF, encoded by the exons ATgcacaggggtggggctggggcctggctgAGGTCTCCTGCTTTAGAAGACAAA GACTTGCTCAACCAGACCTTGCTGCCCAATGGCATCACAATTGACACAGTCATCAAAATCCGTGGTGTTGTCCCCTGCAGGGCTGGCAG GTTCTCTGTAATCCTGCGGTCCATCTGTGGGCCCTGTGATGACTATGTCCTACATTTCAACCCCCGGCTCGACCAGTGTGTTGTGGTCTTCAACACCCGGGAGCATGGCTCCTGGGGCCTAGAGGAGTTTGGCTCAGGCATGCCCTTCCAGGTTGGGCAGCCCTTCGAACTGCTCTTCATTGTCCAGGAAGATGGCTTCCAG GTGACGGTCTGTGGACTGGATTACCACCACTTCCGCCACAGGATCCCGCCAGCGCGCGTGCGCCTGCTGGAGGTGCGCGGGGACCTGAAGCTGGAGTCCGTGACTGTCTTCTGA
- the LOC108399500 gene encoding galectin-7-like isoform X3, whose translation MAGSSDLLNQTLLPNGITIDTVIKIRGVVPCRAGRFSVILRSICGPCDDYVLHFNPRLDQCVVVFNTREHGSWGLEEFGSGMPFQVGQPFELLFIVQEDGFQVTVCGLDYHHFRHRIPPARVRLLEVRGDLKLESVTVF comes from the exons ATGGCAGGGAGCTCT GACTTGCTCAACCAGACCTTGCTGCCCAATGGCATCACAATTGACACAGTCATCAAAATCCGTGGTGTTGTCCCCTGCAGGGCTGGCAG GTTCTCTGTAATCCTGCGGTCCATCTGTGGGCCCTGTGATGACTATGTCCTACATTTCAACCCCCGGCTCGACCAGTGTGTTGTGGTCTTCAACACCCGGGAGCATGGCTCCTGGGGCCTAGAGGAGTTTGGCTCAGGCATGCCCTTCCAGGTTGGGCAGCCCTTCGAACTGCTCTTCATTGTCCAGGAAGATGGCTTCCAG GTGACGGTCTGTGGACTGGATTACCACCACTTCCGCCACAGGATCCCGCCAGCGCGCGTGCGCCTGCTGGAGGTGCGCGGGGACCTGAAGCTGGAGTCCGTGACTGTCTTCTGA